From one Sporanaerobacter acetigenes DSM 13106 genomic stretch:
- the disA gene encoding DNA integrity scanning diadenylate cyclase DisA, whose protein sequence is MKDSKKDMYRSMSIIAPGTLLREGLESIVRAKTGALIVVGDNEEVLKIVDGGFNINSDFTAAYLYELAKMDGAIILSSDCKKILYANAQLIPDQSILSRETGIRHRTAERVAKQTDTLVIAISQRRNIITLYKGNNKYVLRESSEILDKANQAIQTLEKYKNVLNQDMGNLTALEFEDLVTVYDIVKVIQRLEMVMRISDEIERYILELGNEGRLISMQLDELMSGVVEDGINIIKDYSNWPDKSHEEIKKSIRELSSEELLDFYTIARTMGYDGGISALDTSVYPKGYRILGKIPRLPAGVLENLVKMFGSFQKILKASTKELDLVEGIGEVRARTIKEALRRFQEQIFLDRHII, encoded by the coding sequence ATGAAAGATTCCAAAAAAGATATGTATAGATCTATGAGTATAATAGCACCAGGAACCCTTTTAAGAGAAGGACTTGAAAGCATAGTGAGAGCTAAAACAGGTGCTTTAATAGTAGTAGGAGATAATGAAGAAGTCTTAAAAATTGTTGATGGAGGTTTCAACATAAATAGTGATTTTACAGCTGCTTATCTTTATGAATTGGCAAAGATGGACGGAGCCATAATACTTAGCAGTGACTGTAAAAAAATACTTTATGCCAATGCTCAACTCATTCCAGATCAGTCTATTTTATCAAGAGAAACGGGTATACGTCATAGAACAGCGGAAAGAGTAGCAAAACAAACGGATACATTGGTTATAGCCATTTCTCAAAGGAGAAATATCATTACTTTATATAAGGGAAACAACAAATATGTATTAAGAGAATCTAGCGAAATACTTGATAAAGCAAATCAAGCTATACAGACATTGGAAAAATACAAAAATGTGTTAAATCAAGATATGGGAAATTTGACTGCATTAGAGTTTGAAGATTTAGTTACGGTTTATGATATAGTCAAAGTTATTCAGAGATTGGAAATGGTCATGAGAATATCAGATGAAATAGAAAGATATATTTTGGAGTTGGGAAATGAAGGAAGACTTATAAGTATGCAATTAGATGAACTTATGAGTGGAGTAGTGGAAGACGGAATAAATATTATAAAGGATTATTCAAATTGGCCTGATAAATCTCATGAAGAAATAAAAAAATCCATAAGGGAACTTTCTTCAGAGGAACTTTTGGATTTTTATACTATAGCTAGGACAATGGGATATGATGGTGGAATTTCAGCATTGGATACAAGTGTTTATCCTAAAGGCTATAGAATACTTGGCAAAATACCAAGACTTCCAGCAGGCGTATTGGAAAATTTGGTGAAGATGTTTGGCAGTTTTCAAAAAATATTGAAAGCTTCCACAAAAGAATTAGATTTAGTTGAGGGCATAGGGGAAGTAAGAGCTAGGACTATTAAGGAAGCTCTAAGAAGATTTCAAGAACAAATATTTTTAGACAGGCACATAATATGA
- a CDS encoding DUF1573 domain-containing protein: MDKNIENINTNINCSDFQEMTSNVLIRHKSILDIITKLDEYNARINRAVIKSVTSCGCISIDAKKQEYNSESLEELKKSLKSHLEGELCEVCSEKIEEEIGSYLFYLAALCDTLEINLSDILNNEYDNLKTLGIYNLK; encoded by the coding sequence ATGGACAAAAACATTGAAAACATAAATACAAATATAAACTGCAGCGATTTTCAAGAAATGACATCTAATGTACTCATAAGACACAAGAGCATTTTAGATATAATCACTAAACTAGATGAATATAATGCTAGAATTAATAGAGCTGTGATTAAATCCGTCACTTCTTGTGGATGCATTTCAATAGATGCAAAAAAACAAGAATACAATAGCGAATCTTTAGAAGAACTTAAAAAATCACTAAAAAGTCATCTAGAAGGAGAACTATGTGAAGTTTGTAGTGAAAAAATAGAAGAAGAAATAGGCTCTTACCTATTCTATTTAGCAGCTCTTTGTGACACATTAGAAATAAATTTATCTGATATATTAAATAATGAATATGATAATCTCAAAACTCTAGGAATATATAATCTTAAATAA
- a CDS encoding CarD family transcriptional regulator: MFNIGDKIVYPMHGAGVIVAIEEKEILGRRRKYYIMKMPIGDMKVMVPVDNVKEIGIREVIDDEEIEQVFEVLKGSKTKMPQNWNRRYRLNMDKIKSGNIYEIASVVRNLMIRDAEKGLSTGERKMLNSAKQMLVSELVLAKGIDRDQTEMLIDEAINCPSI; this comes from the coding sequence ATGTTTAATATAGGAGACAAAATTGTTTATCCTATGCATGGTGCAGGTGTAATTGTGGCTATTGAAGAAAAGGAAATATTGGGAAGAAGGAGAAAATATTATATAATGAAAATGCCTATTGGGGATATGAAAGTAATGGTACCTGTAGATAATGTAAAAGAGATAGGCATAAGAGAAGTAATAGATGATGAAGAAATAGAACAAGTATTTGAAGTGCTAAAAGGAAGCAAGACTAAAATGCCTCAAAATTGGAACAGACGCTATAGACTAAATATGGATAAAATAAAAAGTGGAAATATTTATGAAATAGCATCAGTAGTTAGAAATCTCATGATAAGAGATGCTGAAAAAGGTTTGTCAACTGGCGAGAGAAAAATGTTAAATAGTGCTAAACAAATGCTTGTGAGCGAATTAGTATTGGCAAAGGGAATAGATAGAGACCAAACAGAAATGCTAATAGATGAGGCCATAAATTGTCCTTCGATCTAA
- a CDS encoding PIN/TRAM domain-containing protein, translated as MVDKIAKFVISLVGVLIGYGITAGLKNIEALRLADGGLFAFFIFIIVMVASGIIFFFLSPHFIKGIRKFIHFLEVEIQNRPASDIILGSVGLIVGLIIAYLLSQPFYNIKVPYLGVIVSIVLYLIFGYLGIKIPTRNRDDFTNSLNVFKKNTGKEKVKTSSKASPKILDTSVIIDGRIADICKTGFIEGPLIIPEFVLEELQRIADSSDSLKRNRGRRGLDILNKIQKELDIEVVICDKKIEEVQEVDSKLLKLAQQMKGKVITNDYNLNKVAEVQGIEVLNINELANAIKPVVLPGEEMVVQVIRDGKEIGQGLAYLDDGTMIVVEGGKKHIGETIGVLVTSVLQTSAGRMIFAKPKSAVDRAV; from the coding sequence ATGGTTGATAAAATTGCTAAATTTGTAATATCTTTAGTAGGGGTTCTGATTGGATATGGAATTACAGCTGGATTAAAAAATATTGAAGCTTTGAGATTGGCAGATGGTGGACTTTTTGCATTTTTTATTTTCATCATTGTAATGGTTGCATCTGGAATTATTTTCTTCTTTTTATCACCACATTTTATAAAAGGAATCCGAAAGTTTATTCATTTCTTAGAAGTGGAAATTCAAAACAGACCTGCGTCTGATATTATTCTGGGTTCTGTTGGATTAATAGTTGGTTTAATTATAGCATATCTCTTGAGCCAACCATTTTACAATATAAAGGTTCCGTATTTAGGAGTGATTGTTTCTATTGTATTGTATCTAATATTTGGATATTTAGGAATTAAGATTCCAACTAGAAATAGAGATGATTTTACAAATTCATTGAATGTTTTCAAGAAAAATACTGGAAAAGAAAAAGTAAAAACCAGTAGCAAAGCATCTCCTAAAATATTAGATACTAGTGTCATAATAGATGGAAGAATAGCCGATATATGTAAAACTGGTTTTATAGAAGGACCCCTTATAATACCTGAATTTGTACTTGAAGAACTTCAACGTATAGCAGATTCATCGGATTCGCTAAAGAGAAACAGAGGAAGAAGAGGGCTTGATATTTTAAATAAAATTCAAAAAGAATTAGATATAGAAGTTGTCATTTGCGATAAAAAGATTGAAGAAGTACAAGAAGTGGATTCAAAACTTTTAAAACTTGCTCAACAGATGAAGGGAAAAGTTATTACAAATGATTACAATTTAAATAAAGTAGCAGAAGTGCAAGGAATAGAAGTTTTAAATATCAATGAACTTGCAAATGCTATTAAACCTGTAGTTTTGCCAGGAGAAGAAATGGTAGTGCAAGTAATACGAGATGGAAAAGAAATAGGTCAAGGTCTTGCATACCTTGATGATGGAACTATGATAGTTGTAGAAGGTGGGAAAAAGCATATTGGAGAAACTATTGGTGTTTTAGTGACTAGTGTTTTGCAAACTTCTGCAGGAAGAATGATATTTGCTAAGCCAAAGTCAGCAGTAGATAGAGCAGTTTAG
- the ispD gene encoding 2-C-methyl-D-erythritol 4-phosphate cytidylyltransferase, whose amino-acid sequence MYENNFVSVIVAAAGMSNRMRSRINKQFIFIDNKPVLAHTLEKFEMCKYVDEIIVVAKEDEIDYCKKEIVKKYDFKKVSKVVKGGKERQDSVYNGLLALDEKCKIVLIHDGARPFVKVKNIEDGISGVTKYGACVVGAPVKDTIKVVDDNNDIKNTPHRSQIWAAQTPQCFWRHIIMQAYKAALDDNFTGTDDSMLVERLGVPVKMIMGSYENIKITTPDDLIVAESMLKDKEIIFKKRNFVFQGR is encoded by the coding sequence ATGTATGAAAACAATTTTGTTTCAGTTATAGTAGCTGCTGCAGGTATGAGCAACAGGATGAGGAGCAGAATAAATAAACAATTTATTTTTATTGACAATAAACCAGTGCTAGCTCATACATTGGAAAAATTTGAAATGTGTAAATATGTAGATGAGATAATAGTAGTAGCTAAAGAGGACGAGATTGATTATTGCAAAAAAGAGATTGTTAAAAAATATGATTTCAAAAAGGTTAGTAAGGTTGTCAAGGGCGGAAAAGAAAGACAAGATTCTGTATATAATGGATTGTTGGCTTTAGATGAAAAATGTAAAATAGTTTTGATTCACGATGGAGCAAGACCTTTTGTAAAAGTTAAGAATATTGAAGATGGTATTTCTGGAGTAACTAAATATGGAGCTTGTGTTGTAGGAGCACCTGTGAAAGATACTATAAAAGTAGTAGATGACAACAATGACATAAAGAATACTCCCCATAGAAGCCAAATATGGGCAGCTCAAACGCCTCAATGTTTTTGGAGACACATCATTATGCAAGCGTATAAAGCTGCCTTAGATGATAATTTTACTGGAACTGATGATAGTATGCTCGTGGAAAGGCTAGGAGTTCCTGTAAAGATGATCATGGGTTCTTATGAGAATATAAAGATTACTACTCCAGATGATTTAATAGTTGCAGAATCTATGTTAAAAGATAAGGAAATTATTTTTAAGAAAAGAAATTTTGTATTTCAAGGTAGATAG
- the ispF gene encoding 2-C-methyl-D-erythritol 2,4-cyclodiphosphate synthase, whose amino-acid sequence MRIGMGYDVHKLVEGRKLIVGGVEIPHERGLLGHSDADVLIHAIMDSILGAMALEDIGKHFPDTDNAYKNISSMVLLEKVYDIMVNNGYEIGNIDCVVVAQRPKFAPYIHIMRENIGRTLNTSIDNISIKATTTEWLGFEGREEGMSAYCVCILNKN is encoded by the coding sequence ATGAGAATAGGTATGGGGTATGATGTCCATAAGCTAGTAGAAGGAAGAAAACTAATTGTAGGAGGAGTAGAAATTCCTCATGAAAGGGGACTATTAGGTCATTCAGATGCAGATGTTTTGATTCATGCTATTATGGATAGTATTTTAGGAGCAATGGCTTTAGAAGATATTGGGAAACATTTTCCAGATACGGATAATGCATATAAAAATATATCTAGTATGGTTCTTCTTGAGAAAGTTTATGATATAATGGTGAATAATGGGTATGAAATTGGAAATATAGATTGTGTAGTAGTGGCTCAAAGGCCTAAATTTGCTCCATATATACATATTATGAGAGAAAACATAGGAAGAACTTTAAATACATCTATAGATAATATAAGTATAAAAGCTACTACTACAGAATGGCTTGGATTCGAGGGAAGAGAAGAAGGAATGTCTGCTTATTGTGTATGTATTTTGAATAAAAATTAA
- a CDS encoding proline--tRNA ligase yields the protein MRMSKLYLPTLREVPSEAEIPSHQLLLRAGMMRKLVSGVYSYLPLGYRVIRKIEQIVREEMDAAGSQELLMSAIQPKELWEASGRWDNFGPEMFKLKDRNEREFCLGPTHEEYFTNLIKDEVKSYKQLPLNLYQIQTKYRDEKRPRFGLIRSREFIMKDAYSYDKDLEGLEESYKIMWEAYEKVFNRLKIYYKVVQGDTGAMGGKVSHEFMAMSEVGEGLVAYCDSCDYAATDEKAAVVYNIDGQDIEELDCEKVYTPNARTIEDIAAFFNRGEEGFAKTLIYNAKDEIAVVVLPGNRELNEVKLCNYLGIAEHELELADEETVKKVTGAEVGFAGPIGLKEEVKLLVDERITKMKNFIVGANETDYHIKNVNYGRDFKGEVVEDLLLIEKGDICPRCGEKLKMDRGIEVGNIFQLGTKYSESLDATYLDENGKEKPFVMGSYGIGVSRSMSAIVEQYHDDNGIIWPLVVAPYHVIVTVVNIKNEDQMNLGEKIYSYLEDRGLEALIDDRNERAGVKFKDRDLIGIPIRITVGKRAGENIVEYSLRSSDDKIEIDVDEIMDRIEEEFEKEGLKIN from the coding sequence ATGAGGATGTCAAAATTGTATTTACCAACTTTAAGAGAAGTGCCATCTGAGGCTGAAATACCTAGTCACCAACTGCTTTTAAGGGCAGGGATGATGAGAAAATTAGTTTCTGGGGTTTATTCATATTTACCTCTTGGGTATAGAGTCATAAGAAAAATAGAACAAATAGTTAGAGAGGAAATGGATGCTGCAGGTTCTCAAGAATTGTTGATGTCTGCTATACAGCCTAAGGAATTGTGGGAAGCTAGTGGCAGATGGGATAATTTTGGACCTGAAATGTTTAAATTGAAGGATAGAAACGAAAGAGAATTTTGCTTAGGGCCAACTCATGAAGAATATTTTACAAATCTTATAAAGGACGAAGTAAAGTCTTATAAGCAGCTTCCTTTAAATTTGTATCAAATTCAAACTAAATATAGAGATGAAAAGAGGCCAAGATTTGGTCTTATAAGAAGTAGAGAATTTATCATGAAAGATGCTTACAGCTATGACAAGGATTTAGAGGGGCTAGAAGAGTCCTACAAAATCATGTGGGAAGCTTATGAAAAAGTTTTCAATAGATTAAAAATATATTACAAAGTTGTCCAAGGAGATACAGGAGCTATGGGAGGAAAGGTGTCCCACGAATTCATGGCTATGTCAGAAGTTGGAGAAGGTTTAGTTGCGTATTGTGACAGTTGTGACTATGCTGCTACAGATGAAAAAGCTGCTGTAGTTTATAATATTGATGGACAGGATATAGAAGAATTAGACTGTGAAAAAGTTTATACGCCAAATGCAAGGACTATAGAAGATATAGCTGCTTTTTTCAATAGAGGAGAAGAGGGATTTGCTAAAACATTAATATATAATGCTAAAGATGAAATTGCTGTAGTAGTTTTGCCAGGGAATAGAGAACTAAATGAAGTAAAATTGTGCAATTATTTAGGTATAGCAGAACATGAATTGGAGTTGGCAGATGAAGAAACTGTCAAAAAGGTTACAGGAGCAGAAGTTGGATTTGCTGGACCTATAGGACTAAAAGAAGAAGTAAAACTCTTAGTAGATGAAAGGATAACTAAGATGAAAAACTTTATAGTAGGAGCTAATGAAACGGATTATCATATAAAGAATGTAAACTATGGAAGGGATTTCAAAGGTGAAGTGGTAGAGGATTTGTTGCTTATTGAAAAAGGCGATATTTGTCCAAGATGTGGAGAGAAACTTAAGATGGATAGAGGAATAGAGGTGGGGAATATATTCCAATTAGGTACAAAATATAGTGAGAGTTTAGATGCTACTTATTTAGATGAAAATGGGAAGGAAAAACCATTTGTCATGGGTTCCTATGGAATAGGGGTTTCTAGAAGTATGTCAGCTATAGTAGAACAATATCATGATGACAATGGAATTATATGGCCACTGGTTGTAGCACCATATCATGTGATTGTCACTGTAGTGAATATAAAGAATGAAGATCAAATGAATTTAGGAGAAAAGATATACTCCTATTTAGAAGATAGAGGGTTGGAAGCATTGATTGATGATAGGAATGAGAGGGCTGGAGTGAAATTTAAAGATAGAGATTTAATAGGAATTCCTATTAGAATAACTGTAGGGAAAAGGGCTGGTGAGAATATTGTAGAATATTCTTTAAGAAGTAGTGATGACAAAATTGAAATAGATGTAGATGAAATAATGGACAGAATTGAAGAAGAATTTGAAAAAGAAGGGTTAAAAATAAATTAG
- a CDS encoding sensor histidine kinase, translating into MLYSIPWYVVLFESIPEIFFTLILGFKLFNLDIEFKKIFLISCIVSIIGYFARKNITVYGVHTIVFIISSLIAIKIILRINFICSFICISTSSLINGLLQSLFTPILFGIFQKGTEDLIEFPWINVLNFIPCGLLMVGFFKYIDKRKIYIFDLKMYENDEKSLIKDKSILVLFTILTQGIFIIVMNQNFYLFYEFYGTGTQYVVVNYVISIQTILVLISIRGLGSDIENKVEMNFLKTHLKQMEGLYNVLRTQNHEHKRHIQTIQSMIYLDEIQSAKEYIDGLSENYSQTDDVIYVGNMALTALINDKRKVAEMNNVNFDFSINCILSKLKINSWDLCSILGNLLDNAFEIVIKKRDNRQVKLEINYIDDKYVVEVSNNGEKISEIEIDKIFEPGYTTKGSVGRGYGLFLTKSLIEKYGGTIEVYCQEDTVFQIVFPYKEGGLSE; encoded by the coding sequence ATGTTGTATTCAATACCTTGGTATGTTGTACTATTTGAGTCTATTCCAGAAATATTTTTTACTTTGATACTTGGATTTAAATTATTTAATTTAGATATAGAGTTTAAAAAGATTTTCTTGATATCATGTATAGTTTCTATAATAGGATATTTTGCGAGAAAAAATATAACAGTTTATGGGGTTCATACAATAGTATTCATAATATCTTCTCTAATTGCAATAAAAATAATTTTGAGAATAAATTTTATATGTTCTTTTATTTGTATTTCAACTAGTTCTTTAATAAATGGATTATTGCAAAGTTTATTTACTCCAATTTTATTTGGAATATTTCAAAAAGGCACAGAAGATTTGATAGAATTTCCATGGATCAATGTTCTGAATTTTATTCCTTGTGGGCTATTAATGGTTGGGTTTTTCAAATATATAGATAAAAGGAAAATCTATATATTTGATTTAAAAATGTATGAAAATGATGAAAAAAGTTTAATTAAGGACAAGTCAATATTGGTTTTGTTCACAATATTGACACAGGGAATATTTATTATAGTTATGAATCAGAATTTTTATTTATTTTATGAATTCTATGGGACTGGAACACAATATGTTGTAGTAAATTACGTTATTAGTATACAGACTATTTTAGTTTTGATATCTATAAGAGGTCTTGGAAGTGATATAGAGAATAAAGTTGAAATGAATTTTTTAAAGACCCATCTTAAACAAATGGAAGGTTTATACAATGTGTTGAGAACTCAAAATCATGAACATAAGAGACATATTCAAACCATCCAATCTATGATTTATTTAGATGAAATACAATCTGCAAAAGAATATATTGATGGACTAAGTGAAAACTACAGTCAAACAGATGATGTAATATATGTGGGAAATATGGCCTTGACAGCTCTCATAAATGATAAGCGAAAAGTAGCTGAAATGAACAATGTAAATTTCGATTTTTCTATAAATTGTATTTTAAGTAAACTAAAAATAAATTCTTGGGATTTATGTAGTATATTGGGGAATCTCTTAGACAATGCCTTTGAAATTGTCATAAAGAAAAGAGACAATAGACAGGTAAAGCTAGAAATCAATTATATAGATGACAAATATGTTGTTGAAGTGTCTAACAATGGAGAAAAGATATCTGAAATAGAGATAGATAAAATATTTGAGCCAGGATATACCACCAAAGGTTCGGTAGGAAGAGGATATGGATTGTTTTTAACTAAAAGTCTTATAGAAAAGTATGGTGGTACTATAGAAGTTTATTGTCAAGAAGATACTGTTTTTCAAATAGTGTTTCCATACAAGGAAGGTGGATTAAGTGAATAG
- a CDS encoding accessory gene regulator ArgB-like protein — protein MNRDLALKISAKLAEKLDGSKQDVEIWAYGLEIILNSVIKFLIIAVLSVFLGIFQYTMFCIIAFAFFRHFGGGVHFSTYLRCLSFGVMTFLISGKIASLDKLSIIQEMFFYMTLVLGVLTIVKWVPADTKKKPIKEKEKIKEQKMKTTVVLVFWLILTIFLDKQGKNTYIPAIVLGAFESLLFMTPFGYWMINGIDNFLNKIFIKTEEVK, from the coding sequence GTGAATAGAGATTTAGCTTTAAAAATTTCAGCTAAATTAGCTGAAAAATTAGATGGAAGTAAGCAAGACGTTGAAATTTGGGCTTATGGTTTGGAAATAATATTGAACTCCGTTATCAAATTTTTAATTATAGCTGTATTGTCTGTTTTTTTAGGAATCTTTCAATATACTATGTTTTGTATTATAGCTTTTGCCTTTTTTCGTCATTTTGGTGGAGGGGTACATTTTAGCACATATTTGCGATGTTTAAGTTTTGGAGTGATGACTTTTTTGATTTCAGGGAAAATAGCATCTTTAGATAAATTGTCGATTATTCAGGAGATGTTTTTTTATATGACACTAGTCTTAGGAGTGTTGACTATTGTGAAATGGGTTCCTGCAGATACAAAGAAAAAGCCCATAAAAGAAAAAGAAAAAATAAAAGAGCAAAAAATGAAAACTACTGTAGTGCTGGTTTTTTGGTTAATACTCACAATATTTTTGGACAAGCAAGGAAAAAACACCTATATTCCAGCTATTGTCTTGGGTGCTTTTGAAAGTCTTTTGTTTATGACTCCTTTTGGATACTGGATGATAAATGGAATAGACAATTTTTTAAATAAAATATTTATAAAAACTGAGGAGGTGAAATAA
- a CDS encoding cyclic lactone autoinducer peptide: protein MIKGILAIFASILGTVASTGANAASMFIYYEPDVPDCLKK from the coding sequence ATGATTAAAGGTATTCTTGCTATTTTCGCATCGATATTAGGCACAGTTGCATCAACAGGAGCTAATGCTGCTAGTATGTTTATTTATTATGAGCCAGATGTACCTGATTGTTTAAAGAAGTAG
- a CDS encoding LytR/AlgR family response regulator transcription factor: MKFLVLEDEVYTRKFIKKIISENAPTSEVFDTSNSRDAINLAIDHHPPIAMLDMELEGDDLNGLEVGRMIQKINPETKIVFITGHSKYAVSAFDVHPYDYILKPINVKRLIETIVTLTNSIEKNSVNEKKGIEKIVVKNGNEMLFISVENILYVEKADRNTIIHDENNAYCVQDTLQELEMKLGNNFLRVHKSYIVNKDKIDKIKEVGERTYEIKFLNSHKVAAMSRTGYGKFKEELKNRIL; the protein is encoded by the coding sequence ATGAAATTTCTTGTTTTAGAAGACGAGGTTTATACTCGAAAATTCATAAAAAAAATCATATCAGAAAATGCTCCTACATCAGAAGTATTTGATACATCAAATAGCAGAGATGCTATAAACTTAGCTATAGATCATCACCCCCCAATAGCTATGCTAGATATGGAACTTGAGGGTGACGATTTAAATGGTTTGGAAGTAGGTAGAATGATTCAAAAAATTAATCCTGAGACTAAAATAGTCTTTATTACTGGTCATTCTAAGTATGCAGTATCTGCTTTTGATGTACATCCTTATGACTATATTTTGAAACCTATAAATGTCAAGAGACTTATAGAAACTATAGTGACTTTAACCAATAGTATAGAAAAAAATTCTGTAAATGAGAAAAAGGGTATAGAAAAAATTGTAGTAAAAAATGGGAATGAGATGCTTTTTATATCCGTAGAGAATATATTATATGTAGAAAAGGCAGATAGAAATACTATTATACACGATGAAAATAATGCTTATTGTGTTCAAGATACCTTGCAGGAATTGGAGATGAAATTAGGAAATAATTTTTTACGGGTTCATAAGTCTTATATCGTAAATAAAGACAAAATAGACAAAATAAAAGAGGTTGGGGAAAGAACTTATGAAATAAAGTTTTTAAATAGTCATAAGGTAGCAGCTATGAGCAGAACAGGATATGGAAAATTCAAAGAAGAGTTAAAGAACAGAATATTGTAA
- a CDS encoding DUF1002 domain-containing protein → MFKRMTSITLIFILLFSSFAIADEVATVDKVVSLGKNLTDSQRSQMLNYFGVDKNIETIEVTNEEERQYLGKYIDNKLLGTRALSCAYVEKLDEGEGITVETYNITWVTEDMYKNALITAGIKDAKVIVASPVKVSGTAALTGIMKAFEDITGENLTKKEKEVASEEIAKTAMLGNEIGQEKASELIENIKIDVVANNIKSKKDIRRAVQAATRELGVELTDEQTDEVVSLMKRIAKLNLDLNDIRTQLKDISGKIDKISQQNEEVKSLLNKIVDYFGKLFSKLFG, encoded by the coding sequence ATGTTTAAAAGAATGACTTCTATTACGCTGATATTTATTTTATTGTTTTCTAGTTTTGCAATTGCAGATGAAGTGGCTACTGTAGACAAAGTTGTAAGTTTGGGTAAAAATCTTACAGACTCTCAAAGAAGTCAAATGTTAAATTATTTTGGTGTGGATAAAAATATAGAAACAATAGAAGTAACCAATGAAGAAGAACGGCAATACTTGGGTAAATATATAGATAACAAACTTTTAGGAACTAGAGCTTTATCTTGTGCTTATGTAGAAAAGCTAGATGAAGGAGAAGGAATAACTGTAGAAACTTACAATATAACCTGGGTAACAGAAGATATGTATAAAAATGCCTTAATTACTGCAGGAATAAAAGATGCAAAGGTAATTGTTGCAAGTCCTGTGAAAGTTTCAGGAACTGCTGCTCTTACGGGAATTATGAAAGCTTTTGAAGATATTACAGGAGAAAATTTGACTAAAAAAGAAAAGGAAGTTGCTAGTGAAGAAATAGCTAAAACTGCAATGCTTGGAAATGAAATAGGTCAAGAAAAGGCTAGTGAATTGATTGAAAACATAAAAATAGATGTGGTTGCAAACAATATAAAAAGCAAGAAAGACATAAGAAGAGCAGTACAGGCAGCAACAAGAGAATTAGGTGTAGAATTGACAGATGAACAGACAGACGAAGTGGTTTCTCTCATGAAGAGAATTGCAAAACTAAATTTAGATTTAAATGACATAAGGACACAGCTCAAGGATATATCAGGGAAAATAGATAAGATTTCACAGCAAAATGAAGAAGTGAAGTCTTTATTGAATAAAATTGTTGATTATTTTGGAAAACTTTTTAGTAAGCTTTTTGGATAA